Proteins encoded together in one Canis aureus isolate CA01 chromosome 21, VMU_Caureus_v.1.0, whole genome shotgun sequence window:
- the BATF2 gene encoding basic leucine zipper transcriptional factor ATF-like 2 isoform X2, with amino-acid sequence MHLCRDNELLPRTDPEEHQRLKKKQKNRAAAQRSRQKHTDKADALHQHETLEKHNHVLRKEIQALQTELLWWSRTLHAHECRCRMDCATWLAPVTPGRWAQTQQPPDPVPHGQHGCQEQLGLFQTPVSSPLAHRLSPDPQPHSSPSLPLSPLPSLSLGSTELTAPPAQLSPSPIQSASPIGSSLLRPSCNLDTLLPSPSAQPAPLQPPVMEHPTRGKLGPDSLSAALGLACLEGGEHKPALLAADQQGLGVDPSPHLLLAFPLLSSAQIHF; translated from the exons GACCCCGAGGAGCATCAGAGGctgaagaagaaacagaagaaccGCGCAGCCGCCCAGCGCAGCCGGCAGAAGCACACAGACAAGGCAGATGCCCTGCACCAG CACGAGACACTGGAGAAACACAACCATGTGCTGCGGAAGGaaatccaggccctgcagacggagctGCTGTGGTGGAGCCGGACCCTGCATGCCCATGAGTGCCGGTGCCGGATGGACTGTGCCACCTGGTTGGCTCCAGTGACCCCTGGCCGCTGGGCCCAGACCCAACAGCCCCCGGACCCTGTGCCCCACGGACAACATGGCTGCCAGGAGCAGCTGGGCCTATTTCAGACCCCAGTCTCTTCTCCCTTGGCTCACCGGCTCTCTCCAGATCCACAGCCTCATAGTTCACCTAGCCTCCCCCTGTCCCCTTTGCCCTCTCTGTCACTTGGCTCCACTGAGCTCACCGCACCTCCTGCCCAACTGTCCCCTAGCCCCATCCAGTCAGCCTCACCCATTGGCTCCAGCCTGCTGAGGCCTTCCTGCAATCTCGACACTCTACTGCCCAGCCCCTCAGCCCAACCTGCCCCTCTACAGCCCCCTGTGATGGAGCACCCCACCAGAGGGAAGCTGGGCCCTGACAGCCTCTCAGCTGCCCTGGGGCTGGCCTGCCTGGAGGGTGGGGAGCACAAACCAGCGTTATTGGCAGCAGACCAACAAGGGCTGGGTGTGGATCCCAGCCCCCACCTACTCTTGGccttccccctgctctcctcTGCTCAAATCCACTTCTAA
- the BATF2 gene encoding basic leucine zipper transcriptional factor ATF-like 2 isoform X1 gives MHLCRDNELLPRTDPEEHQRLKKKQKNRAAAQRSRQKHTDKADALHQQHETLEKHNHVLRKEIQALQTELLWWSRTLHAHECRCRMDCATWLAPVTPGRWAQTQQPPDPVPHGQHGCQEQLGLFQTPVSSPLAHRLSPDPQPHSSPSLPLSPLPSLSLGSTELTAPPAQLSPSPIQSASPIGSSLLRPSCNLDTLLPSPSAQPAPLQPPVMEHPTRGKLGPDSLSAALGLACLEGGEHKPALLAADQQGLGVDPSPHLLLAFPLLSSAQIHF, from the exons GACCCCGAGGAGCATCAGAGGctgaagaagaaacagaagaaccGCGCAGCCGCCCAGCGCAGCCGGCAGAAGCACACAGACAAGGCAGATGCCCTGCACCAG CAGCACGAGACACTGGAGAAACACAACCATGTGCTGCGGAAGGaaatccaggccctgcagacggagctGCTGTGGTGGAGCCGGACCCTGCATGCCCATGAGTGCCGGTGCCGGATGGACTGTGCCACCTGGTTGGCTCCAGTGACCCCTGGCCGCTGGGCCCAGACCCAACAGCCCCCGGACCCTGTGCCCCACGGACAACATGGCTGCCAGGAGCAGCTGGGCCTATTTCAGACCCCAGTCTCTTCTCCCTTGGCTCACCGGCTCTCTCCAGATCCACAGCCTCATAGTTCACCTAGCCTCCCCCTGTCCCCTTTGCCCTCTCTGTCACTTGGCTCCACTGAGCTCACCGCACCTCCTGCCCAACTGTCCCCTAGCCCCATCCAGTCAGCCTCACCCATTGGCTCCAGCCTGCTGAGGCCTTCCTGCAATCTCGACACTCTACTGCCCAGCCCCTCAGCCCAACCTGCCCCTCTACAGCCCCCTGTGATGGAGCACCCCACCAGAGGGAAGCTGGGCCCTGACAGCCTCTCAGCTGCCCTGGGGCTGGCCTGCCTGGAGGGTGGGGAGCACAAACCAGCGTTATTGGCAGCAGACCAACAAGGGCTGGGTGTGGATCCCAGCCCCCACCTACTCTTGGccttccccctgctctcctcTGCTCAAATCCACTTCTAA